In Chitinophagales bacterium, one DNA window encodes the following:
- a CDS encoding aryl-sulfate sulfotransferase codes for MKFFFTLITCAYVWLTAFTAQAQFVYVFPKPGTTYHLPDETIILRNGSLLDAASIRNPSLVQIHGSLSGLHTWTPILSEYKTLIIKSDNPYAWGETVNVVINDGLKKKDGSKIKGIAFSFQIRNQPTPEEEERIRLSDLNALKEDHNLYTSPRGNNPILGDLDSMPTFKITTNNNPAKGQFFYCSQSEDLADSSYYPSIINNDGSVVWAEDAGLRGHDFKIDYNGDLSYYDYINNYFAIVDSNFNQVDSFECIGFVTNAHDMVRYSDKHTFLIGTDDRIMDLSQIVPGGQPNALLKGAVIQELDSAKNVIFQWNGFDYFKVTDADSNTSLTNGIVDYEHANAIERDYDGNILLSSRNFSEITKINTSTGNIIWRLGGENNQFDFKIDNIKQHFSYQHDIRRIANGNITLYNNGDYLPKQRSSAKEYSLDEKNKIATLVWFYEHPDVIRPDSIKGFDTSKVYGRASGSVQRLPNGNTFICWGDVYSKKDIPDMTEVDMDGNITWEMSFDDTSQKSYRAHKYVWDPCSRVTGYTLQSFPDSLQTFLSWGAASGAISYQVQYRPKGSAEWQSVPADSFSVLLSGLVPATTYEWRVVTICSDSASASSPYSVTDTFTTPVALYIDQIGKSLISVYPVPASTQLNIEIKNTDANLITISNTIGMIVYSKKIYSGTSHSIVQVDIHHWPQGIYQVEIDNGKSRDLRKFIKQ; via the coding sequence ATGAAATTTTTTTTTACCCTTATTACTTGCGCGTATGTATGGCTCACAGCTTTTACGGCGCAGGCACAATTTGTATACGTGTTTCCCAAGCCCGGAACTACTTATCATTTGCCTGATGAAACGATTATACTTCGTAATGGCTCTTTGCTGGATGCTGCCTCCATTCGCAACCCGTCTCTGGTACAGATTCATGGTTCACTAAGCGGCCTTCATACCTGGACACCTATCCTCTCTGAATACAAAACACTTATCATTAAATCAGATAATCCTTATGCCTGGGGCGAAACAGTAAATGTGGTTATTAATGATGGCCTGAAGAAAAAAGATGGTTCTAAGATAAAAGGAATAGCTTTTTCTTTTCAGATAAGAAACCAACCCACCCCCGAAGAGGAAGAAAGAATACGACTCAGCGATTTAAATGCTTTAAAGGAAGACCACAATTTATACACATCTCCTAGAGGAAACAACCCTATTTTAGGGGATCTGGATTCAATGCCCACTTTTAAAATTACTACCAATAATAATCCTGCAAAAGGCCAGTTCTTTTATTGCAGTCAGTCAGAAGATCTTGCTGACAGCAGCTATTATCCATCTATTATTAACAATGATGGATCTGTAGTATGGGCTGAAGATGCTGGTTTAAGAGGTCATGATTTTAAGATAGACTACAATGGTGATCTTAGCTATTACGATTATATAAATAACTATTTTGCTATAGTCGATTCCAATTTTAACCAGGTCGATTCTTTTGAATGCATTGGTTTTGTAACGAATGCCCACGACATGGTTCGTTATTCCGATAAGCATACTTTTTTAATTGGAACGGACGACCGGATTATGGACTTGAGCCAGATTGTTCCGGGTGGTCAGCCAAACGCTCTGTTAAAAGGTGCTGTAATACAGGAGCTCGACAGTGCTAAAAATGTAATCTTTCAATGGAATGGCTTTGACTATTTTAAAGTTACGGATGCAGATTCGAACACATCGCTTACAAATGGCATAGTCGATTATGAACATGCAAATGCAATTGAGCGGGATTATGATGGTAATATTCTGCTCTCTAGCCGGAACTTTTCTGAGATCACCAAAATAAATACCAGCACCGGCAATATTATCTGGCGGTTAGGAGGGGAAAACAACCAATTTGATTTTAAGATTGATAATATAAAACAGCACTTCAGCTATCAGCATGATATCCGCAGGATAGCCAATGGAAACATTACGCTTTATAATAATGGGGACTATCTTCCTAAACAGCGCTCCAGCGCAAAAGAATACTCTTTAGATGAAAAAAATAAAATTGCTACTCTCGTTTGGTTTTATGAACATCCGGATGTTATAAGGCCTGACAGCATAAAGGGTTTTGATACCAGCAAAGTATATGGCCGTGCATCGGGTAGCGTACAACGCCTTCCAAATGGTAATACCTTCATTTGCTGGGGAGATGTATACAGTAAAAAGGACATACCGGATATGACTGAAGTAGACATGGATGGAAATATTACCTGGGAGATGAGCTTTGACGATACTTCTCAAAAAAGCTATCGGGCTCATAAATATGTTTGGGATCCATGCAGCAGGGTTACGGGATATACTCTTCAATCATTTCCTGACTCACTTCAAACCTTCCTTAGCTGGGGTGCTGCGTCGGGTGCAATATCATACCAGGTACAGTATCGTCCTAAGGGCAGTGCCGAATGGCAGTCAGTTCCAGCAGATTCTTTTTCTGTATTGCTTTCAGGCCTGGTGCCTGCTACCACTTACGAATGGCGGGTAGTTACTATCTGTTCTGATTCGGCCTCAGCAAGCTCTCCTTATTCTGTAACGGATACATTCACCACTCCGGTTGCTTTATATATTGATCAGATTGGTAAAAGTCTGATATCTGTTTATCCGGTACCCGCATCCACTCAGCTGAATATAGAGATTAAAAATACAGATGCAAACCTGATTACTATAAGCAACACCATTGGAATGATTGTGTATTCAAAAAAGATTTATTCCGGTACATCTCATTCAATAGTTCAGGTTGATATTCATCATTGGCCTCAGGGAATATACCAGGTCGAAATAGATAACGGTAAAAGCCGCGATCTGCGAAAATTCATCAAGCAATAA